The DNA sequence CTTGTTGAAGCCATGAGGTAACCGTCATTAactgttttattgtttttctgcCAGGGATTTACGGATCCATCATTTGATGATAATATTTTGGAGGTCATTGCTGTCCTTGGAGCGAAGCAAATGGTAAGGATATCGTCGTCGTTttctttaaagaatgtcaatcatCCTGTAACGGCTGTTAGCTTCGGCTTGAAGTTACTAGGCTTCGTCGAGGGAAACTAAACAGTCGTCGGGGTGAGGCGAACCTTACAGGTCGTAAAAAACGCAAAACAGTGAGTTATTGTACAAACGATCGTAAACTGAAATACAATTTACCGAAGTTCTAATTTACCCCCCTTTGAGACCGCAGGGTCAAAGGGATTAATTGACCATTTAATGAGTTTGTTTGATTGACAACTGATCCGCCTTCTATGTGAGGGGTGTGCTTGCTTGCGTTCAGTTCAGTATCAGAGTACAGAGTGTATACTCGCCTTTATCAATAGCCTTTAGCCTTCTTttcccacccacccacccggTGGCAGAGAAGATTTATTTGTCAAGTATATTATGTTACTATGGTTTTTTTATGATGAATAAACTTCTCTCTGggccaaacaaacaaattacaGTGTCAGCCTTGTGTTCCTTATTCTAGTATTCATATTTAATTAGCATGTGTATGGATGATATTAATGGGGAATTAGAAGGGCGCGAGGGTGAAACATACAATCATTTCTAATCGTTTCACGACTAATCAACAAATAAACGAGCATAGAATAACGTATGTAACATAACTTAAATGAGTTATGATATAATCAAGGTTTAGGGCCAAATCGTAGAGCTTAGTGCTCTCTAACCTACGTGGGCGTTCACTCAATCAAAGATCGTCGAGTATTCTACGAGGAATATCATAAATCTAAGCGGAATTATAAAATCATAAATACGTTTTGTACGTTGAACATTGTTCATTGCCCACACATAGCGACTAACCTAGTAATGATAGAAGAGAGTTGAACTCACATATCGTTCCCACTTGTCTATTTCGTCCAAAGATCATCTCGGGTGGAACTTAACGTAGATCTCAATACGACTGGTAAAAAGGGGACGCTAAAAGTCCTTTTATATGTACGTGTGGATGCCAATAGGTCAGATTTCAAGGTAAACAAACTAACCTAAACATTATCGTAACTAACATTGACACTAAGGAGTGACCTATTCGTAATCTAATTAGGAAGAGCTTAATCAAAGTTCATTACACatccactcctttgttattgtttaacaTTGAAACATACAGTGTTTAACATTGAACTTACAGCGGTTCATTCGCAAGGAAGCTTCAAAATAATAACTTGCCAATAAAGTCTGACATCTGTGATCATCATcgtctttatcatcatcattatcttttATCATGAACGATCTCCTCTAGAATACTACTAGCTACCACTACCAAAATCGCTGTTGCCACTTTCATTGTTGTCAGTTTAGCAGTAGACGTTGTTAGAAGCTAGCTGAAAGAACTAAAAAACCAGTTAGAAGTTTCGCTATGAAGGCTGGGAAATTAAATCTACTATGGTTAATGATCCATGGGCTACTTAAAGTTATTAGTTTTCCAGTACTTTCTAGCAAGACTGACAAATATTTAATAAGCACAGTATTTGTTTGCTCAGGAAATGTCAAAGGATATCTTCTACTTCCACGTTTGTagttatttttcctttttgttatatgGATGGCTGTTATGGGATTTCCGCGCAACTTCGTGTGTGATTTACAATGTTAGTGAAAATAAGTggacttttttttgttaatgtgGTTTTCTTGTCGAACTTTCATTTTCCCGTATTAAAAATGTTTAGACTTTAGAGTATTTCTAATGAAATTCCCGGGGATTTAAAAGGAAAATCTACAAATGTCGGCGTCTCACAAAGCCTCGACTTTTCCATGTCACTGTCAATTTTTTATTCCGCTGACTGAGGTGTCTGGTACGTTCTTGTCAGAAATAAATCACAAGTAATTACGATTTGTTTGTCCATGCGGAAGTGATATTTTCTAGCAATTCGTGGCATCATTATAATCGAGAAACACAATGGAATAAAGCTGGTCTTCGTCTATACTTAGACGAGAAATTTGAATGACTTTTATTCAAAAGGCAAGACATCTGCTTATGCTGCTCCAGAATTAAGGAGACTAAAGAAGGTTTAATCAGGAACAAGTGCGGCATCGAATTGGAATAAAATGGTTTCGAGATAGAAAGGAGAACACAAGAGAAAAGACTTTGTGTCCCACATGGATCAGAATTCAACTATCTATCATATCAGCCTTCATGATGCGTATTTTGACAACCCCAGAGATCGTTTCATTCAGTTTTATCTCATGCTGTTTATCCTCTACTTGATTATTGCGATAACTGCGACATCCTCGAACTTCATCGTCCTCGCCGCCATTATACGAACGCCGTCTCTACATAACCCTGGCTTCACTCTCCTCGCTGGTCTTGCTTTTAGCGATCTTCTCTAGAACAATAGAGAAAAAACTTTGTGTCCCAGATGGATCAGAATTCAACTATCTATCATATCTGCCTTCATGATGCGTATTTTGACAACCCCAGCGATCGTTTCATTCAGTTTTATCTCACGCTGTTTATCCTCTACTTGATTATTGCGATAACTGCGACATCCTCGAACTTCATCGTCCTCGCCGCCATTATACGAACGCCGTCTCTACATAACCCTGGCTTCACTCTCCTCGCTGGTCTTGCTTTTAGCGATCTTCTCTTTGGACTGACAGTTGCCCCTATGCTTTCAACTGTGAACTATTTCTCGTATATTGGGGATTTCCGCTGTGAGTTTTTGCAGCTTGTGACGCTATTCACATATTCACTCGGTGCTATCTCCTTCTCGACCGTCGTCCTGATCAGTTTGGATCGCGTTATCGCGATAAACTATCACCTCCGCTACCCAGATATCGTGACTCTACCAAGAGTTTTCAAGATTCTGCTCTTTGTTTGGGTTTTCTTTCCTCTCATGGCTGTCACCTGGAGGTTGAACCCTGGGGGGATTCGTAAAGGGGCGGAGAtgtttttctgtattttatgCTCGTGTGGTATTGTATTCGTCGTGGCGGCAAACGTTCGTTTACTACTCGTTGTTAGACGCCATCATCGTGCCATTCAAGTACAAAATGCTTCGCGATTGACTCGAACTGAAAGTCTGGAGAATCGAACTGCGGACACATTACGCTATATGAAATCTTTGGTGACTATCGCCTACATCGCGCTGACTTTTCTTCTCTGTTTCGCGCCTTTTAATAcgctttttgttttgaatgctGGTGACAGTTCTACGAACCCCACGCG is a window from the Nematostella vectensis chromosome 9, jaNemVect1.1, whole genome shotgun sequence genome containing:
- the LOC116618262 gene encoding histamine H2 receptor-like, which encodes MDQNSTIYHICLHDAYFDNPSDRFIQFYLTLFILYLIIAITATSSNFIVLAAIIRTPSLHNPGFTLLAGLAFSDLLFGLTVAPMLSTVNYFSYIGDFRCEFLQLVTLFTYSLGAISFSTVVLISLDRVIAINYHLRYPDIVTLPRVFKILLFVWVFFPLMAVTWRLNPGGIRKGAEMFFCILCSCGIVFVVAANVRLLLVVRRHHRAIQVQNASRLTRTESLENRTADTLRYMKSLVTIAYIALTFLLCFAPFNTLFVLNAGDSSTNPTRSMAYNVATLFVGVNSTLNPVLYCLRITELRQALIRTVADVRRALV